Proteins from a genomic interval of Sphingobacterium sp. SYP-B4668:
- a CDS encoding SMUG2 DNA glycosylase family protein, giving the protein MLKTFADKVIDFNRMLHYSGQLPPGYEVMNPYLDNPETMEVMQQFYQTFYADTRQRKFIVGINPSRHGAGVTGVPFTDTKRLLSACGIQMQSAHTHEISSVFMYDMIAEYGGVRDFYSSFYINSPFPLAIIRRTTDGKWLNANYYDDPTLFTLVKDFMIDSLQQHIALGLDTSEVFILGKKNAVFIQKLNKEAALFDKLTILEHPRYIQQYKSKDKQYYINKYITTLHPMASDS; this is encoded by the coding sequence ATGTTAAAGACATTTGCTGACAAAGTCATAGATTTTAATCGAATGCTACACTATTCAGGGCAGTTACCACCGGGATATGAAGTGATGAATCCGTATTTAGATAACCCCGAAACGATGGAGGTCATGCAGCAGTTTTACCAAACTTTTTATGCCGATACTAGACAACGCAAATTCATTGTCGGAATCAACCCGAGCCGTCACGGTGCTGGTGTCACAGGCGTCCCTTTTACGGACACTAAACGATTACTAAGTGCTTGTGGTATCCAAATGCAGTCAGCCCATACGCATGAGATATCGTCGGTCTTTATGTACGACATGATCGCCGAATATGGAGGAGTAAGAGATTTTTACAGCAGTTTCTACATCAATTCGCCATTTCCTCTGGCTATTATACGTCGTACTACGGACGGCAAATGGCTGAATGCCAACTACTATGACGACCCTACGCTCTTCACCTTAGTCAAAGACTTCATGATTGATTCACTACAGCAACACATCGCTTTAGGGCTCGACACATCAGAAGTATTTATCTTGGGTAAGAAAAATGCAGTTTTTATCCAAAAACTCAATAAAGAAGCAGCCCTATTTGATAAATTGACCATCTTGGAGCATCCACGCTACATTCAACAATATAAATCCAAAGACAAACAGTATTATATCAACAAATACATCACCACCCTTCATCCGATGGCATCTGATTCGTGA
- a CDS encoding PH domain-containing protein: MIKIYKSKISPWLAIIILGAIFGPVIPMASDFIWTALVYIIVFSVLFIPTLFNTHYILTPDQLIIKSGILFHKKIPLHSIRKIVETGNMASAPAMSLDRLEIFFGKFDTVLVSPKDKTGFIEAVTAIHPDIEVKFKNISYGK; this comes from the coding sequence ATGATCAAAATATACAAGTCTAAAATCAGTCCATGGCTCGCCATCATCATACTGGGCGCAATCTTTGGTCCTGTCATTCCGATGGCCAGCGACTTCATTTGGACCGCCCTTGTGTACATCATCGTATTTTCGGTTCTCTTTATCCCTACGTTGTTCAACACACACTACATCCTCACTCCCGACCAATTGATTATCAAGAGTGGAATTTTATTCCACAAAAAAATCCCCTTACACAGCATCCGAAAGATAGTCGAGACAGGCAATATGGCCAGTGCCCCCGCCATGTCTTTAGACAGGCTGGAGATTTTCTTCGGCAAATTTGATACCGTACTGGTCTCCCCTAAAGATAAAACGGGTTTTATAGAGGCCGTCACGGCTATCCATCCAGATATCGAAGTCAAGTTCAAGAATATCTCTTACGGAAAATAG
- a CDS encoding GNAT family N-acetyltransferase, translated as MNIHIRPERHEDFQSIFNLVKQAFEAEEMSDHTEHHLVNRLRYSSAFIPDLALVAEANEQIVGYILLTKIKIISKTNEEFESLALAPVAVLPAYQGKGVGALLIQSAHKRALDLGFQSIILLGHEHYYPQFGYHPLTTYGIKLPFEVPEENCMAIELVEGALTNVNGIVQYPKEFGLAE; from the coding sequence ATGAACATACACATCAGACCAGAACGACACGAAGATTTTCAATCTATTTTTAATCTTGTTAAACAAGCATTTGAAGCAGAAGAAATGAGTGACCATACCGAACATCATTTAGTAAACAGACTAAGGTATTCCAGCGCATTTATCCCTGACCTGGCACTTGTTGCTGAAGCGAACGAACAGATTGTGGGATATATTCTACTCACCAAAATCAAGATAATCAGCAAGACCAACGAAGAATTCGAATCGCTAGCGCTGGCCCCTGTTGCAGTATTGCCAGCTTATCAAGGTAAAGGTGTGGGAGCCTTATTAATTCAAAGCGCTCACAAACGCGCATTGGACCTTGGTTTTCAATCCATTATTCTATTAGGGCACGAGCATTATTATCCTCAATTTGGATATCATCCCTTAACGACTTATGGGATCAAACTTCCATTTGAGGTTCCTGAAGAAAATTGTATGGCCATTGAACTGGTAGAAGGCGCATTGACAAATGTAAACGGCATCGTGCAATATCCAAAAGAATTTGGTTTAGCTGAATAA
- a CDS encoding DUF5916 domain-containing protein: protein MKYYYFLAFWMIQGLCWAQEDRKEVVSFDSAYKRTYVVTKLEGQQPKIDGQLDEDMWDHLGQWSEKFSQVIPFERVYTASWTRMKIFYDNENVYVGVYCKDAHPETMNAFIGNRDDNSNGDLISIAFDTYHDYRVASEFNINLGGNKTDLTVTDKLSVNLSWNTVWEGRTHINMADSSWTAELRIPFSQLRYNQKNEDGTWGLHVRRIIRRNNEVQNWSIIPIKNNGHVFSFGEMHGMDDLPKARGIEFLPYTMSKFVREPRIPNSPFQKGSKWHANAGLDAKFALSDFTLDMTINPDYGQVELDPSVMNLSAYEIFYDEKRPFFLEGKHILEFDNNADGMMFYSRRIGAMPSYQPLGIDNINSYSSTPKNIPIIGAMKLTGTNRNGVTIGFLESVTAQTSSRVMRNGVFDREVTEPLTNYTVARVQKNWEGNTLLGGMLTSVNRNLSEEHLKDIRVGNAFTGGVDFTQYFANRLYYVDAKGMFSSLHGSPEAILNTKRNATHYYHRASGSDYLNLDPDKDVLNGTGGYVKVGKKGNAQWNFSETFSWSSPGFDLNDVGYMRQSDYKLNESEIAFRKTDPWGPFRFAGINLTQKNMWNYGGKAINNDVAIRWRSLSTKRRFEMDIKETFSWNTVDSRRLRGGPDMRYNANFETNVVLSTDRAKRVVFKLDYNGRHYLEEETGYNAIHPSMIFRLGNHVRLTGQLNYAWNKDNVQYVSSILPSEHSGDNTVYMMGRMKQQTYGMTLNMQLNLTPDISIQYYGSPFTSVAKYDRFKEATNPESRTYADRFNEFEPDEISYGDGRYTIENGGRKLSFKDPNFSFNEFRSNLVARWEYLPGSTLYLVWEHNRSNQDDVYHTGWGRNLDTMFGLPASNTFMLKVNYWFSM from the coding sequence ATGAAATACTATTATTTCCTAGCTTTCTGGATGATTCAGGGCCTTTGTTGGGCTCAAGAGGATAGGAAAGAGGTGGTTTCTTTTGACAGTGCCTACAAAAGGACATATGTGGTCACAAAATTGGAAGGACAACAACCTAAAATAGATGGGCAGCTGGATGAGGATATGTGGGACCATCTTGGACAATGGTCTGAAAAATTTTCACAAGTGATACCTTTCGAGAGGGTATATACTGCTTCGTGGACACGTATGAAAATCTTTTATGACAATGAAAACGTATACGTGGGGGTATATTGCAAAGATGCACACCCAGAGACAATGAACGCTTTTATTGGCAATAGGGATGACAATAGTAATGGAGATTTAATCAGCATAGCTTTTGATACTTACCACGATTATCGAGTGGCCTCCGAATTTAATATTAACCTAGGGGGGAACAAGACCGATTTGACAGTAACGGATAAGCTGTCTGTAAATTTGAGTTGGAATACGGTCTGGGAAGGACGTACCCATATAAATATGGCTGACTCGAGTTGGACAGCAGAACTTCGTATTCCTTTTAGCCAACTGCGCTACAATCAAAAGAATGAAGATGGAACATGGGGGCTACATGTGCGGCGTATCATCAGGCGAAATAATGAAGTCCAAAATTGGAGCATCATACCTATCAAAAATAATGGACATGTATTTTCATTTGGTGAAATGCATGGAATGGACGATTTGCCAAAGGCCAGGGGAATAGAGTTCTTGCCGTATACCATGAGCAAGTTTGTACGCGAGCCCCGTATCCCGAATAGTCCCTTTCAAAAGGGAAGTAAATGGCACGCGAATGCAGGTCTTGATGCTAAATTTGCGTTGAGCGATTTTACACTGGATATGACAATCAACCCCGACTATGGTCAGGTCGAGCTAGATCCATCAGTGATGAACCTATCAGCGTATGAAATATTCTACGATGAGAAGAGACCCTTCTTTCTGGAAGGAAAACACATCTTGGAGTTTGACAACAATGCGGATGGTATGATGTTTTATTCAAGACGTATTGGGGCAATGCCGTCTTATCAACCTCTAGGTATTGACAATATTAATAGTTATTCAAGTACACCTAAGAATATTCCGATTATAGGAGCGATGAAGTTAACGGGAACGAATAGGAATGGGGTGACGATTGGTTTTCTGGAAAGTGTGACGGCACAAACTTCTTCGCGGGTGATGCGTAATGGGGTATTTGACCGGGAAGTGACAGAGCCACTCACCAACTACACTGTCGCCCGTGTGCAGAAAAACTGGGAAGGGAATACATTGTTGGGAGGAATGCTGACCTCGGTGAATAGAAATCTGAGCGAAGAGCATCTGAAAGATATTCGGGTGGGCAATGCGTTTACAGGGGGAGTGGATTTTACGCAATATTTTGCTAATAGACTGTACTATGTAGATGCTAAAGGTATGTTTAGTAGTCTACATGGGTCGCCAGAAGCAATCTTGAATACTAAACGTAATGCAACACACTACTACCATAGGGCGTCCGGATCCGACTACTTAAATCTGGATCCAGATAAAGATGTGTTGAACGGTACTGGAGGATATGTTAAGGTTGGTAAAAAGGGGAACGCACAGTGGAATTTTTCAGAGACCTTCAGTTGGTCATCACCAGGGTTTGATTTGAATGATGTAGGATACATGCGCCAATCGGATTACAAACTGAATGAATCAGAGATTGCTTTTCGAAAGACCGATCCATGGGGGCCATTTCGTTTTGCAGGAATTAACCTGACGCAAAAGAACATGTGGAACTATGGCGGTAAGGCTATCAATAATGATGTTGCAATCCGGTGGCGTAGTTTGAGTACCAAGCGTCGCTTTGAGATGGATATTAAGGAGACCTTTAGTTGGAATACCGTGGACAGTCGTCGTCTAAGAGGCGGACCAGATATGCGGTATAATGCTAACTTTGAAACTAATGTGGTCTTGAGTACGGATAGGGCCAAACGCGTCGTCTTCAAACTGGATTATAATGGTCGACATTATTTGGAGGAGGAGACGGGCTATAACGCCATCCATCCAAGCATGATATTCAGGTTGGGCAATCATGTACGTCTTACGGGACAGCTCAACTATGCCTGGAACAAGGACAATGTACAGTATGTAAGTAGTATCTTGCCTTCAGAACATTCTGGAGACAATACCGTTTACATGATGGGGCGAATGAAGCAACAGACCTATGGAATGACCCTGAATATGCAGTTGAATCTTACTCCTGACATCTCTATCCAGTATTATGGGTCACCATTTACCTCAGTAGCAAAATATGATCGTTTTAAAGAAGCGACCAATCCTGAATCACGTACCTATGCCGATCGTTTCAACGAATTTGAACCGGACGAAATTTCATACGGTGATGGACGCTATACTATTGAAAATGGCGGACGTAAGCTTTCGTTCAAGGATCCTAACTTTAGTTTCAATGAGTTTCGCTCCAATTTGGTGGCACGATGGGAGTATCTCCCTGGATCGACATTATACCTTGTTTGGGAACATAATAGATCGAATCAGGACGATGTATACCATACGGGGTGGGGACGCAATTTGGACACCATGTTTGGCTTACCTGCAAGCAATACTTTTATGCTCAAGGTCAACTATTGGTTTAGTATGTAG
- a CDS encoding glycoside hydrolase family 2 TIM barrel-domain containing protein — MNRFIASRYRILFLLALPAQLLAQQVPVTSRIAGFSYDSPLAPTGKEWESPEQLSLNKELPHAYHFSFNDVESARHVLPEHSSNWQSLNGTWKFNWVKTPDERTKEFFDPAFDVSTWDDVPVPMSWNILGIQKDGSLKYGVPIYVNQPVIFQHQVKVDDWRGGVMRTPPQNWTTYVYRNEVGSYRRSFVVPKDWKGKDIYINFDGVDSFFYLWINGKYVGFSKNSRNLAAFDITKYLNSKGDNTVAVEVYRNSDASFLEAQDMFRLPGIFRTVSLSAKPKVQIRNLVAIPDLDANYQDATLKVTAEVSNGMSKIIKGYKIRYTLYANKLYSDESVRVESINLSRSVSEIKQSGTGVVEQVLKMDNPNKWSAETPYRYTLVTELLDGKGRLIDVVSNYVGFREVELKDTPAAEDEFGLAGRYFYINGKPVKLKGVNRHETNPEKGKVVSHEQMENEIFLMKRANINHVRNSHYPDDPYWYYLCDKYGIYLEDEANIESHEYYYGEASLSHPVEWKNAHVARNLEMVHATINHPSIVIWSLGNEAGPGQNFVAAYQAIKKVDLSRPVQYERNNSIVDIGSNQYPSINWVKEAVKGKYKLKYPFHISEYAHSMGNATGNLIDYWEAIESTNFFMGGAIWDWIDQSMYAYDKNTGERYAAYGGDFGDKPNDGTFVMNGLIFSDLTPKPAYYEVRKVYQNVGIKALDISTGKIEVFNKNYFSTLDEYDIHWSLWKDGDQVDRGSSYRTITPSIAPRTKQILEIPYDFTKLDLQSEYFIKIQFVLKEVRPWADKGEVQMEEQLLVKGASPRPSIAAIAKGAALDISQEGDLKVVKGEGFIAKFDNLTGTLFHLAYDGKVVIRDGEGPRLDALRAPLDNDNWAYQQWFEKGLHNLKHKAYGASVYTRADGAYVLSYNVESQAPNGATIRGGSSGTYTLQEHTDKPFTDQDFKFVSNYIWTVYKDGSIELESSITSNNSSLVLPHLGFAMQLPAEYEQYSYYGRGPINNYADRKTGQFIQHYTSTVSEQYFAWPKPQSTGNREEVRWSALTDGKGAGVIFVAKDYFAASALPWSELETTLAPHTHQLPKSTGTHLYLMAGVTGLGGNSCGQGPPLEQDRVKAAGHSFGFIIRPVKEQNEQNQALVSVGGEMPIGITRNRNGEVTIASEQVNAKLMVQKGFEGAKPYTQPFDLREGGIVTAWYLGNEKLKVSTKFAKIESIVMEVVSASSQETGEGNAQHLVDGDPSTIWHTMYSVTVAQYPHWVDFDAGAVKKIKGFTYLPRQDGPNGQVKGYRLQVSLDGKTWSDAVVEGEFERGGKLKTVLLNKPVEARYIRFTALSSQNGQDYASGAEFVVMAE, encoded by the coding sequence ATGAACAGATTTATTGCGTCAAGATATAGGATATTATTTTTACTAGCTCTACCTGCACAGTTATTGGCACAACAAGTACCGGTGACTAGTCGGATAGCGGGATTTTCCTACGATAGTCCACTGGCACCTACTGGTAAAGAGTGGGAATCTCCTGAGCAGCTTTCATTAAATAAGGAGTTGCCACACGCTTATCACTTTTCTTTTAACGATGTCGAATCTGCTCGTCACGTGCTACCCGAGCATTCGAGCAATTGGCAGTCCCTTAACGGCACTTGGAAATTCAATTGGGTAAAGACCCCTGATGAAAGAACGAAAGAATTTTTCGACCCCGCATTTGATGTGTCTACATGGGACGATGTACCCGTACCTATGAGTTGGAATATACTGGGGATACAAAAAGACGGCTCACTGAAGTATGGTGTACCCATCTATGTGAATCAACCCGTCATTTTTCAACATCAGGTGAAGGTAGACGACTGGCGTGGAGGGGTAATGCGTACACCTCCACAAAACTGGACAACGTATGTATATAGGAATGAGGTCGGTTCCTATCGTCGCTCTTTTGTAGTGCCGAAGGACTGGAAAGGGAAAGATATCTATATTAATTTTGATGGTGTAGATTCCTTTTTCTACCTGTGGATAAATGGTAAATATGTGGGATTCTCCAAAAATTCCAGAAATCTTGCTGCATTTGATATTACCAAATATTTGAATTCGAAGGGTGACAATACAGTTGCTGTAGAAGTTTATCGCAATTCGGATGCTTCTTTCTTGGAGGCCCAAGATATGTTTCGGTTGCCAGGGATATTTAGGACAGTATCGCTATCGGCTAAGCCCAAAGTACAGATCCGTAACCTAGTTGCTATTCCGGATTTGGATGCAAATTATCAGGATGCAACACTTAAAGTCACAGCAGAGGTGTCGAACGGTATGTCCAAGATTATCAAAGGATACAAGATTCGGTATACGTTGTATGCAAACAAATTGTATAGTGACGAAAGTGTGCGGGTGGAGAGCATAAATTTGTCGCGCTCGGTATCCGAGATTAAGCAGTCTGGAACGGGTGTTGTGGAGCAGGTGCTGAAAATGGACAATCCGAATAAATGGTCTGCAGAGACCCCATATCGGTATACCCTTGTAACCGAGCTATTGGACGGGAAAGGGCGTCTGATAGATGTGGTATCAAACTATGTCGGATTTAGAGAGGTGGAGCTTAAGGATACCCCAGCGGCAGAAGATGAGTTCGGATTGGCAGGGCGGTATTTCTACATAAATGGTAAGCCTGTCAAATTGAAAGGCGTGAACCGTCATGAGACGAATCCCGAGAAAGGAAAGGTCGTATCGCACGAACAGATGGAAAATGAAATCTTTCTGATGAAGCGTGCAAATATCAACCATGTGCGCAATTCTCACTATCCAGATGACCCTTATTGGTATTATCTATGTGATAAGTATGGAATATACCTGGAAGATGAAGCAAATATAGAAAGCCATGAGTACTATTATGGAGAAGCCTCTCTATCGCATCCTGTGGAATGGAAAAATGCACACGTAGCTCGCAATCTGGAGATGGTCCATGCAACCATCAATCATCCATCAATTGTAATCTGGTCATTGGGCAATGAAGCCGGACCTGGTCAAAATTTTGTAGCGGCATATCAGGCAATAAAAAAAGTCGATTTATCTAGACCTGTTCAGTATGAGCGTAATAACAGTATTGTAGATATAGGGTCTAATCAGTATCCCTCTATAAATTGGGTCAAAGAGGCGGTAAAAGGAAAGTATAAGTTGAAGTATCCGTTTCATATATCTGAATATGCGCATTCTATGGGAAATGCTACGGGCAATTTGATTGACTATTGGGAGGCTATCGAATCGACTAATTTTTTCATGGGAGGAGCAATATGGGATTGGATAGACCAATCGATGTATGCGTATGACAAAAACACGGGTGAACGTTATGCGGCGTACGGCGGTGATTTTGGAGATAAGCCTAATGATGGAACATTTGTGATGAATGGTTTGATTTTTTCAGACTTAACCCCGAAACCAGCGTACTATGAAGTACGTAAAGTGTATCAGAATGTAGGCATCAAAGCGCTGGATATCTCGACAGGAAAAATAGAGGTATTTAATAAGAATTATTTCAGTACGTTGGATGAATATGATATACACTGGTCCTTGTGGAAAGACGGTGATCAAGTGGATCGAGGAAGTTCGTACCGGACAATAACACCTTCTATCGCTCCACGTACCAAGCAGATATTGGAAATACCCTATGACTTTACCAAGTTGGATTTGCAGTCGGAGTATTTTATAAAAATACAGTTTGTGCTTAAAGAGGTACGGCCGTGGGCAGATAAAGGAGAGGTGCAGATGGAAGAGCAGTTGCTCGTTAAGGGAGCTTCACCTCGACCTTCTATTGCCGCGATTGCAAAGGGGGCAGCATTGGATATCTCGCAGGAGGGCGATTTAAAGGTGGTCAAGGGCGAGGGCTTTATCGCCAAATTTGATAATCTTACGGGTACGCTGTTCCATTTGGCTTATGATGGGAAAGTTGTAATTCGAGATGGGGAAGGACCTCGTTTGGACGCGCTACGGGCTCCCTTGGACAATGACAACTGGGCTTATCAGCAGTGGTTTGAAAAGGGGTTACATAATTTGAAGCATAAGGCCTATGGAGCAAGTGTGTATACACGCGCCGATGGGGCCTATGTGCTGTCATACAACGTAGAATCGCAAGCGCCGAATGGCGCAACTATACGAGGAGGTAGTTCAGGTACCTATACTTTGCAAGAGCATACCGATAAGCCATTTACGGATCAAGACTTTAAGTTTGTCAGCAACTACATTTGGACGGTGTACAAAGATGGTTCTATCGAGTTGGAAAGTAGCATCACTTCTAATAACAGTAGCTTGGTATTGCCCCATTTAGGGTTTGCCATGCAGTTGCCTGCTGAATACGAACAATACAGTTACTATGGCCGGGGACCGATTAACAACTATGCAGATCGGAAGACGGGACAATTTATACAGCACTATACCAGCACGGTTTCTGAGCAATATTTTGCATGGCCCAAACCGCAGTCTACTGGGAATCGAGAAGAGGTGAGGTGGAGTGCTTTGACTGATGGAAAGGGAGCAGGTGTCATATTTGTTGCTAAGGATTATTTTGCAGCCTCGGCATTGCCTTGGAGTGAATTGGAGACGACCTTGGCCCCCCACACCCATCAACTGCCTAAGAGTACCGGAACACATCTTTATCTGATGGCTGGTGTGACAGGTCTTGGCGGTAATAGCTGTGGACAGGGGCCTCCGCTGGAGCAAGACAGAGTGAAAGCAGCTGGACATAGCTTTGGTTTCATTATACGTCCTGTAAAGGAGCAGAATGAGCAAAACCAAGCCTTGGTAAGCGTGGGGGGGGAAATGCCGATAGGTATCACCCGTAATCGAAATGGTGAAGTCACTATCGCATCTGAACAAGTGAACGCTAAGCTGATGGTGCAAAAGGGATTTGAAGGGGCAAAGCCTTATACCCAGCCGTTTGATTTAAGAGAGGGTGGTATAGTGACTGCTTGGTATCTGGGTAACGAAAAGTTGAAGGTCTCCACCAAATTCGCTAAAATAGAGAGCATCGTGATGGAGGTAGTATCAGCTTCGAGCCAAGAAACCGGTGAAGGCAACGCACAACATTTGGTGGATGGTGATCCATCAACGATATGGCATACCATGTACTCCGTGACAGTTGCACAGTATCCGCATTGGGTCGACTTTGATGCAGGTGCTGTGAAGAAAATAAAAGGCTTCACGTACTTGCCGCGACAAGATGGACCTAATGGACAGGTTAAAGGATATCGTCTGCAGGTAAGTCTGGATGGTAAGACTTGGAGTGATGCAGTCGTAGAAGGTGAATTTGAACGTGGTGGTAAGCTGAAAACCGTGCTGCTGAACAAACCGGTGGAAGCACGTTATATACGTTTTACAGCCTTGAGCTCGCAAAACGGACAAGACTATGCCTCCGGAGCAGAGTTTGTAGTGATGGCAGAATAG
- a CDS encoding GNAT family N-acetyltransferase has product MNYKIKKATLEDLNEAAQLFDLYRVFYRQVSDFERGKAFLRERILNGESDIFLVLVEGQVVGFVQLYRLFHYTKLQKQWLLSDLFVHPDYRGRGLSVALIDRSKRWCEETGACGLLLETEKTNEIGNTLYPRCGFEYDGHHNYYHWWCE; this is encoded by the coding sequence ATGAATTACAAGATTAAGAAAGCTACTTTGGAAGACTTGAACGAAGCTGCGCAGTTATTTGACCTTTACAGGGTATTCTACCGTCAGGTATCTGACTTTGAGCGAGGCAAAGCATTTTTACGAGAACGTATATTGAACGGGGAATCGGATATATTTTTGGTTCTTGTTGAAGGACAGGTTGTTGGGTTTGTTCAGCTCTATAGACTATTTCATTATACTAAGCTGCAGAAACAATGGCTGTTGAGTGATTTGTTTGTGCATCCTGATTACAGAGGACGCGGACTTTCTGTGGCACTGATAGATCGTAGTAAGCGTTGGTGCGAAGAGACTGGAGCTTGTGGTCTCCTGTTGGAGACCGAGAAAACAAACGAAATCGGCAATACCCTGTATCCGCGGTGTGGATTTGAATATGATGGACACCACAACTATTACCATTGGTGGTGTGAATAA
- the pdxR gene encoding MocR-like pyridoxine biosynthesis transcription factor PdxR: MFPYSSLIQIDKDSKVPVYRQIAITIINAITNGVLKSGTPLLSSRAMAEALGVHRKTVIAAYEELSAQEWISTFPRKGVFVSQHIPQLRPKKWSQDEPLYAYAHDMHIPFKTLGTLAQQMGISKPNLVIDDGRPDIRISPLDELLKTYRWLLTQKWYTQDREHSAPQGSLRLRQALVPYLSESRGLQLSTDHILITHGAQLSIYIASYLLLDAGACVLVGRPNYPMANQVFRNCGAQILEVAVDNDGIDTDEIERLCLKRKINVVYVIPHHHYPSTVTLSSERRLQLLELSKRFSFAIIEDDYDYDYHYASSPYLPLASAQHGGNIIYIGSFSKVLDPSIRVGFMVASQNFIQQATLLRKTIDVSGDIYLQDALAKLVKEGEIKRHLKRAKKIYHQRRDLLDQLMHQQLSPYINYIVPSGGMAIWVKLRSDLSIQTLARLAATHRLQINDIDEQEHAFRFGFASLNDQDIKAAVHILALCFAQMSPD, from the coding sequence ATGTTTCCATATTCAAGCTTAATCCAAATCGACAAGGACAGTAAAGTTCCGGTCTATAGGCAGATTGCCATCACCATTATCAACGCTATCACGAATGGCGTATTGAAATCTGGCACCCCCTTACTCAGCAGTCGGGCTATGGCCGAAGCTCTCGGTGTCCACCGGAAGACTGTCATTGCAGCTTACGAAGAGTTGAGTGCGCAAGAGTGGATCAGTACGTTTCCGCGCAAAGGAGTATTTGTGTCGCAGCACATCCCGCAGCTTAGACCTAAAAAGTGGAGTCAAGATGAGCCCCTATATGCATATGCGCATGACATGCACATCCCCTTCAAGACACTTGGTACACTAGCACAACAAATGGGTATCAGCAAACCCAACCTAGTAATCGATGATGGACGTCCAGATATCCGAATATCACCTCTGGACGAACTGCTCAAAACTTATCGCTGGCTCCTGACGCAAAAATGGTATACCCAAGATCGCGAACATAGTGCTCCCCAAGGGAGTCTTCGATTACGACAAGCACTGGTCCCTTACCTTTCTGAGAGCCGAGGTCTACAGCTTAGTACCGACCATATACTCATCACACATGGAGCACAGTTAAGTATATATATAGCCTCTTATCTACTTTTGGATGCAGGGGCATGTGTTCTTGTGGGCCGTCCAAACTACCCCATGGCCAATCAAGTATTCCGCAATTGCGGTGCACAGATACTTGAGGTCGCAGTGGATAACGATGGTATCGATACGGATGAGATTGAACGCCTATGTCTGAAAAGGAAGATAAATGTAGTGTATGTAATCCCACATCATCACTATCCCTCTACAGTGACACTAAGCTCCGAGAGACGACTTCAATTGTTAGAACTGTCCAAACGTTTTTCATTTGCCATCATCGAGGATGATTACGATTATGACTACCACTATGCCTCCTCTCCTTATCTACCATTAGCCAGCGCCCAGCACGGCGGCAATATTATCTATATCGGTTCCTTTTCCAAGGTATTAGACCCTTCGATTCGCGTCGGATTTATGGTCGCCTCACAAAACTTTATCCAGCAAGCCACACTCTTGCGCAAGACAATAGATGTAAGTGGAGATATCTATCTGCAAGATGCGCTAGCCAAGCTCGTTAAAGAAGGTGAAATCAAGCGTCATTTGAAAAGGGCTAAGAAAATATATCATCAAAGGCGTGATCTCTTAGACCAATTGATGCATCAGCAGCTTAGCCCTTACATTAACTACATTGTACCTTCTGGGGGGATGGCTATCTGGGTCAAATTGCGCAGCGACCTTTCAATCCAGACCCTAGCTCGGCTGGCTGCTACCCATCGTCTCCAAATCAATGATATTGATGAACAAGAGCATGCTTTTCGATTTGGCTTTGCTTCATTAAATGATCAAGATATAAAGGCGGCGGTACACATCCTAGCCTTATGCTTTGCTCAAATGTCTCCAGATTAA
- a CDS encoding VOC family protein, whose amino-acid sequence MIKFAYTILYVPDVTRSIQFYEQVFGFVRKFVTPEKDYAELDTGDTTIAFASHSLAQNNLSAGYRASNIADRPFGIELGIVTDQVEDLIDKVWEHNGTIVEQPTQKPWGQTVAYVRDVNGFLIEICSPMH is encoded by the coding sequence ATGATAAAGTTTGCCTATACGATTTTGTACGTACCAGATGTGACACGTAGTATTCAGTTTTATGAACAGGTCTTTGGATTTGTCCGCAAGTTTGTTACACCTGAAAAGGACTATGCCGAGTTGGACACCGGGGATACTACGATAGCATTTGCTAGCCATAGCTTGGCCCAGAATAATCTAAGTGCCGGGTATAGGGCAAGTAACATCGCTGATCGGCCGTTTGGGATTGAACTGGGAATCGTTACCGATCAAGTAGAAGATTTAATCGATAAGGTATGGGAACACAATGGCACTATTGTAGAGCAACCTACTCAGAAACCTTGGGGGCAGACAGTCGCATATGTGCGGGATGTAAATGGATTCTTGATTGAAATCTGTTCTCCTATGCATTAA